Proteins found in one Nostoc sp. NIES-3756 genomic segment:
- a CDS encoding DedA family protein, protein MSSDWIKNIIESLGYWGIALLMFVENLFPPIPSELIMPLAGYTANLPGSKLNIVGVFVAGLLGSTIGALVWYYPGKFLGERRLRELADKYGKWISVSSKDISKAKKWFDTQGNKAVLIGRLIPGVRTLISVPAGISNMPLLPFLFYTTLGSAAWVGLLTYSGYLLGSQYELVDKYLAPVSKIVLGTLVVAFVAWVLRRRRRNTRI, encoded by the coding sequence ATGTCATCTGATTGGATAAAAAATATTATTGAATCCCTGGGCTATTGGGGAATTGCTCTGCTGATGTTTGTAGAGAATCTTTTTCCGCCAATTCCTTCAGAATTAATCATGCCATTGGCAGGCTATACAGCAAATCTGCCTGGTTCAAAGTTAAATATTGTAGGTGTGTTTGTCGCTGGACTTTTAGGTTCTACAATTGGCGCTCTGGTTTGGTATTATCCAGGGAAGTTTTTAGGTGAAAGGCGTTTACGAGAGTTAGCCGATAAATATGGCAAGTGGATTAGTGTATCTAGCAAAGATATTAGTAAAGCGAAGAAATGGTTTGACACTCAAGGTAACAAGGCAGTTTTAATCGGTCGTCTAATTCCTGGTGTACGGACTTTAATTTCCGTACCAGCAGGCATTAGTAATATGCCTTTGTTACCTTTCTTATTCTACACGACTTTAGGTAGCGCTGCTTGGGTTGGTTTGTTAACATACTCAGGATATCTTTTAGGTAGTCAGTATGAACTTGTGGATAAGTACCTTGCTCCTGTATCCAAAATTGTACTAGGGACTCTAGTGGTGGCATTTGTAGCTTGGGTACTCAGACGTAGGCGTAGAAATACCAGAATTTAA
- a CDS encoding Gfo/Idh/MocA family protein, which produces MQNSMSVAEPNSFTQRNQPRPIRVGVIGVGNMGQHHARVLSSMKDVELVGVADINVERGLETASKYKVRFFEDYCDLLPHVEAVCVAVPTRLHYAVGINCLLAGIHVLIEKPIAASISEAESLVNAAAESQCILQVGHIERFNPAFRELSKVLKTEEVLALEAHRMSPYSDRANDVSVVLDLMIHDIDLLLELAASPVTKLTASGTRALDSGYLDYVTATLGFANGIVATLTASKVTHRKIRRIVAHCKNSFTEADFLKNEILIHRQTPANSLNDHRHYRQDGVIEKVYTTNIQPLSAELEHFVNCVHGGNQPSVGGEQALKALRLASLIEQMALEERVWNPLDWESESRVQSLTPTV; this is translated from the coding sequence GTGCAAAATAGCATGTCAGTGGCAGAACCAAATTCATTTACACAACGTAACCAGCCACGGCCAATTCGCGTAGGCGTAATTGGTGTGGGTAACATGGGGCAGCATCATGCCCGCGTACTCAGTTCCATGAAAGATGTCGAACTGGTTGGCGTGGCAGATATCAACGTCGAACGAGGCTTAGAAACCGCCAGTAAATACAAGGTGCGTTTTTTCGAGGATTACTGTGACCTGCTTCCTCATGTAGAAGCTGTCTGTGTCGCCGTCCCCACTCGCTTACATTACGCCGTGGGGATTAATTGTCTGTTAGCCGGAATCCACGTTTTAATCGAAAAGCCTATCGCTGCTAGTATTTCTGAGGCAGAATCGCTAGTTAATGCTGCCGCAGAATCTCAATGTATTCTGCAAGTAGGTCACATTGAGCGCTTCAACCCAGCCTTTAGAGAACTAAGCAAAGTGCTAAAGACTGAAGAAGTCCTCGCACTAGAAGCGCATCGTATGAGTCCCTATTCAGACCGAGCTAATGACGTTTCGGTAGTACTGGATTTAATGATTCATGACATTGACTTGCTGTTAGAACTAGCTGCCTCACCAGTAACAAAATTAACTGCTAGTGGAACCCGCGCCTTAGATTCTGGTTATTTAGACTATGTAACTGCGACTTTAGGGTTCGCTAATGGAATTGTGGCGACTCTCACAGCCAGCAAAGTCACTCATCGGAAGATCCGTCGCATCGTTGCTCACTGTAAAAACTCCTTTACCGAAGCGGATTTTCTCAAGAATGAAATTTTGATCCACCGTCAAACCCCTGCTAACTCACTCAATGACCATCGTCATTACAGACAAGATGGTGTGATTGAGAAGGTTTACACCACTAATATTCAACCCTTGAGCGCAGAACTTGAGCATTTTGTTAACTGTGTACATGGTGGTAATCAGCCCTCAGTCGGTGGTGAACAAGCACTCAAAGCCCTCAGACTAGCAAGTTTAATTGAGCAGATGGCTTTGGAAGAACGGGTATGGAACCCCTTGGACTGGGAATCTGAATCAAGAGTGCAATCACTAACTCCAACTGTGTAG
- the queC gene encoding 7-cyano-7-deazaguanine synthase QueC — MKAVILLSGGLDSSTILYQAKADSCDCYSISFDYQQRHRRELHSAFLVGQKAGVVEHQVVNFDLRLWGGSALTDDSIDLPQERSLNEMSQNIPVTYVPARNTIFLSFALAYAEAIAAQRVYIGVNALDYSGYPDCRPDYIQAMQEVFRLGTKQGREGQPIEIIAPLINLKKTEIIQLGNKLGVPWDLTWSCYAGADVACGVCDSCRLRLAAFAELGLEDPVPYA; from the coding sequence ATGAAAGCTGTAATTTTATTATCTGGTGGATTAGACTCTTCTACAATTTTGTATCAAGCTAAAGCAGATAGTTGTGATTGTTACTCTATATCTTTTGACTACCAACAGCGACATCGGCGAGAACTGCACTCTGCTTTTTTAGTAGGACAAAAAGCTGGGGTAGTAGAACATCAAGTGGTAAATTTTGATTTACGCCTCTGGGGTGGTTCAGCACTGACAGACGACTCAATTGATTTGCCTCAAGAGCGTTCTCTAAATGAAATGTCACAAAATATTCCTGTTACCTATGTACCAGCAAGGAATACAATATTTTTAAGTTTTGCTTTGGCTTACGCAGAAGCGATCGCCGCACAACGAGTATATATTGGTGTCAACGCTCTAGATTATTCAGGATATCCCGACTGTCGCCCAGATTATATCCAAGCGATGCAGGAAGTTTTCCGTCTGGGAACCAAACAGGGACGCGAAGGGCAACCCATAGAAATAATTGCCCCTTTAATCAATCTGAAAAAAACTGAAATCATCCAACTAGGTAATAAATTAGGTGTTCCTTGGGACTTAACTTGGTCATGTTATGCTGGCGCAGATGTCGCCTGCGGTGTTTGTGATTCCTGCCGCTTACGTCTAGCAGCTTTTGCAGAATTGGGGTTAGAAGATCCGGTTCCTTATGCTTAG
- a CDS encoding hemolysin family protein, translating into MNEFPNLSLTDVGLRLLSVLLLILINAFFVTAEFSIVTVRRSRIHQLVMGGDIQAIAVESLQRNIDRLLSTTQLGITLSSLALGWIGESSIAVVLRAWMKSWPLPANINNFVAHSLSIPIAFFLIAYLQIVLGELCPKSVAMLYSEQLARFLGPAVRAIVRFFRPFIWILNQSTSYLLRLFGIEYTGQSWRPPVTPEELQLIISTERESTGLQMAERELLNNIFEFGDVTAQDVMIPRNGIIALSKDATFQNLLDQMISTGHSRYPIIGESLDDIRGIVYFRDLAKPLAASKLYLETQIQSWMRPARFVPENTPLSELLPMMQQEKPAMVIVVDEFGGTVGLVTIQDVIAEIIGNAGQPSSNEDLLIEMQDPQTFLVQAQINLEDLNEVLHLNLPLTKQYQTLAGFLLYQFQKMPIKGETFSYDNIEFTIISVDGPRLHQIQVRHLGGG; encoded by the coding sequence GTGAACGAATTTCCTAATTTGAGTTTGACAGATGTGGGGCTGCGGTTGTTATCGGTGCTGCTGCTGATTTTGATCAATGCTTTTTTTGTCACGGCAGAGTTTTCGATAGTGACAGTCAGGCGATCGCGGATTCATCAGCTAGTTATGGGAGGTGATATTCAAGCGATCGCAGTTGAATCACTACAGCGCAACATCGATAGATTGTTATCCACAACCCAGTTAGGTATTACCCTTTCTAGCTTGGCTTTGGGTTGGATTGGGGAAAGTTCGATCGCCGTAGTTCTACGTGCGTGGATGAAATCTTGGCCATTACCCGCCAATATTAATAATTTTGTCGCTCATTCTTTATCAATTCCCATCGCTTTTTTCTTGATAGCCTATTTGCAAATCGTTCTAGGCGAACTGTGTCCCAAATCTGTTGCCATGCTCTATTCAGAACAGCTAGCTCGTTTTTTAGGGCCAGCTGTCAGAGCGATCGTGCGTTTTTTCCGTCCCTTTATTTGGATTCTTAATCAATCTACCAGTTATCTATTACGACTATTTGGCATTGAATACACAGGTCAAAGTTGGCGACCACCTGTAACCCCGGAAGAATTACAGTTAATTATTTCCACAGAAAGAGAGTCCACCGGCTTACAGATGGCAGAGAGAGAACTGCTAAATAACATATTTGAATTTGGTGATGTGACAGCGCAAGATGTAATGATTCCTCGCAACGGAATTATTGCTTTATCTAAAGATGCGACTTTTCAAAACCTACTCGATCAAATGATCAGCACGGGACACTCTCGTTATCCCATCATTGGCGAATCCTTAGATGATATTCGAGGAATTGTATATTTTAGAGATTTAGCTAAACCCTTGGCCGCTAGCAAGTTATACCTAGAAACACAAATTCAATCTTGGATGCGTCCAGCGCGGTTCGTACCAGAAAACACCCCCCTTAGTGAACTATTACCAATGATGCAGCAAGAAAAGCCAGCTATGGTCATAGTAGTCGACGAATTTGGCGGTACGGTGGGACTAGTGACAATCCAAGATGTGATTGCAGAAATTATTGGCAACGCTGGTCAACCCTCAAGTAATGAGGACTTGCTGATTGAGATGCAAGACCCGCAGACGTTTTTAGTGCAAGCCCAAATTAACTTAGAAGACCTGAACGAAGTTTTGCATCTAAATTTGCCTTTAACAAAACAGTATCAGACCCTAGCAGGATTTTTGCTCTATCAGTTCCAGAAAATGCCCATCAAAGGTGAAACGTTCTCCTACGACAACATCGAATTTACAATTATCTCTGTTGATGGGCCGAGGCTGCATCAAATTCAAGTGCGGCACTTGGGTGGAGGTTAG